In Ruminiclostridium papyrosolvens DSM 2782, the following proteins share a genomic window:
- a CDS encoding CarD family transcriptional regulator, translating into MYNVGDKIVYPMHGAGVIESIEEKEILGKKCSYYVMKIPIGDLKVMIPTNNITDIGIRGVISVSEADNVFNFLKDGQHEIPSNWNKRYRENMVKIKSGDIFEVADVVRSLMQREKEKGLSTGERKMLSSAKQILISELVLVKGINQHEVEIKIQEYLYG; encoded by the coding sequence ATGTATAACGTAGGAGATAAAATTGTATATCCCATGCATGGTGCGGGTGTTATTGAATCCATAGAGGAAAAGGAAATACTTGGTAAAAAATGCAGCTATTATGTTATGAAAATACCTATTGGTGATTTGAAGGTTATGATACCTACCAATAACATTACTGATATAGGCATAAGAGGTGTAATAAGTGTTTCTGAAGCTGACAATGTCTTTAATTTTTTGAAGGACGGCCAGCATGAAATTCCATCCAATTGGAATAAACGCTATCGGGAAAACATGGTCAAGATAAAAAGCGGCGACATTTTTGAGGTAGCTGATGTTGTTAGAAGTCTTATGCAAAGAGAAAAGGAAAAAGGGCTTTCTACAGGTGAGAGAAAAATGTTGAGCAGCGCAAAACAGATACTAATAAGTGAATTGGTTCTTGTAAAAGGCATTAATCAGCATGAAGTTGAGATTAAAATCCAAGAGTACCTTTACGGCTGA